In Tenebrio molitor chromosome 8, icTenMoli1.1, whole genome shotgun sequence, a genomic segment contains:
- the LOC138137130 gene encoding uncharacterized protein, producing the protein MDNRDDRNKTSDKMDQHCDNKEKLKMDEQIELQKKCTEQTKPQDSPCSSTNYEHNEEARDLRRKSATHEKQKGVSMFATKKKSFDPSSQLKFDTYKKRSGTGDQGKDYEKLMCALFALKFSTTDIVADFEMITNSDDCGDFDDVALKVTFVDGQSQIFLLQLKHSENMKNVTDNMFAAENGDFSLQKYIRSISKSENTKNVSFILYTNKSTSIESKSTIDIKNEDKTNDKVVVTELQDVDPKKLLLWSKNENRKKKKEKKKHLKPQHQEKGTNVFQFELSQSSGSVESLDDHLKRFYFFAHQTNTTGAESLINDMLREECGINDASCSSSFIQFMETWWSSNFILTKYDVVAKLAELTLTPFIQTISNRKCNDKSKLLKEAIMKFDMTIVRDTNEEIIANIWNETATEDEISLASLKYGLLPRGSNNLSTKEKSKVLWHLNKVPLIVKAEECHQVQVKHAIRLLEKVEKKKLVLLVNARKEEFPGWKIFQDLSDLPNEGVYTDIVKHFEVSLQGRQSIFLEQLLNFDKKNGRIIETTELIKMTEEVIQIGRRREKAFETYIPRIVSTMSVDIIKMSEFCKTEKSLLIICNVSQPWNKAMREMDLHVLELDQYLKLEGKNKLNEVDVLLTSNGWSQIQFNDICKETERNVHLLQVFDDKSCTSVLSKENRFSLETMKSKGARVDESKIFTFLDHPLNVICSPPGMGKSTLVSRMSRICPSSYWSVRVNLINHRAVFKNKCAHDEILHHFVEEEEDALVVKIRSMLLQNKRIYFFLDGLDEIDSNCLQIALNFINHISSLGHRVWITSRKNLEQTVSQELKIFPIKIEELTEEQQKAYIQKRLQNIYNEDQVEHITDKIYDNVDIVNSRHLLGVPLQLFMVTENFRDKKDLWREPEQEIFVLTKMYKIFFQGKKKHQHRKLGVHEHEDQIGFDFDLYLEQYELPALESCLDASTLDKLKINFGKSQKFLEKLKSGDPFGIVSRVTDDNQAIFDHQTFAEYFACVWLKNNLDKVSLLEYDLFNEENQNLKFIFDIMLGENSALHLAVIYRHTDLVLEYLDKNEVKDEGGRSPLQLLCSYGVEHLLSWKKVDVSFSICKKELIFNKYYSENNIEVVSTQYKKIFKMLSNCDIFQKDDLFRWDCLDYAIRLRNLFAVEKFLERFEDSMNLEILLQHYDSETLVYYSSQMGYANLLRAAIRKDSEALSVNIGKCNLTLLHLAIIRIKNNNKFEQSLVEENIKVITTLIECGLDVDGQCDCKRTALHWASELDDDVIVKVLLDLGANINLTDHVGRNALHFVLENSKVNMRIVKLLLDKGIDAEAKDDNGKTPLHLCCIQGHYDALVMLLNHGLDVKVATEEKINLLHTIFRQHKPNKEMISLLISKGADVNGKDHDGRTALHYACKYGGHVSATDNYQKNILHRTILSDTSYAKIIFFLLENGACVNAKDSENRSVLHYAVFQRNYNCIKVLLDRNADINAVCNFGKTVLHAAFEKPHSPDVEVIQLLLNHGVDSNKRDKNQKTALDYAVTSTGSHRVVNMLFDARAHDQLMSADYVTFLHYAVYAGNCFAVELFLESGLDLDKLDVNNHEYPLNFAVENQHLRSDLLLKMTKFIRDCQKKANFVRKRIVELLEEYFSNGYGSDSVPVRDRDHIDSIIEQRQLASNLWSSDLNDFFNSLCDDSEDEWKYSPEDSSSNSGHMKNDFISKVSKIRIIPFTKTA; encoded by the exons ATGGACAATAGAGATGACCGTAATAAAACTTCTGATAAAATGGACCAACACTGTGACAACAAAGAGAAGTTGAAGATGGACGAACAAATTGAGTTGCAGAAAAAATGTACTGAACAAACGAAGCCACAAGATTCTCCGTGCAGTAGTACAAATTATGAACATAATGAGGAGGCTCGAGACTTGCGGAGGAAGAGTGCTACTCATGAAAAGCAGAAAGGTGTTTCAATG TTTGCAACTAAGAAGAAGTCCTTTGATCCTTCAAGTCAGCTCAAATTTGACACTTACAAAAAAAGATCTGGAACTGGAGATCAAGGCAAGGACTATGAAAAACTGATGTGCGCTCTATTCGCTTTAAAATTCAGCACAACTGATATTGTGGCAGATTTCGAGATGATAACCAATAGTGACGATTGTGGAGACTTCGACGACGTGGCGCTAAAAGTGACTTTTGTGGATGGACAATCGCAAATATTTCTCCTGCAACTGAAACATTCTGagaatatgaaaaatgttactgaCAATATGTTTGCAGCGGAAAATGGCGACTTCAGCTTACAGAAATATATAAGATCTATTTCAAAATCCGAAAACACTAAAaatgtcagttttattttatatacaAATAAATCTACAAGTATTGAGAGTAAATCAACAatagatattaaaaatgaagacAAGACAAATGATAAGGTTGTTGTGACCGAACTGCAAGACGTGGATCCTAAGAAACTTCTGTTatggagcaaaaatgaaaatcgtaagaaaaaaaaagaaaaaaaaaaacaccttaaACCTCAACATCAAGAGAAAGGAACAAACGTTTTTCAGTTTGAACTAAGTCAGAGTAGTGGATCAGTTGAAAGTCTTGATGATCATTTGaaacgtttttatttcttcgCCCATCAGACTAACACGACAGGAGCAGAGTCGCTAATCAACGATATGTTAAGAGAAGAGTGTGGAATTAACGATGCTAGCTGCTCTTCAAGTTTTATCCAGTTCATGGAAACGTGGTGGTCTAGTAACTTTATCCTGACTAAATATGACGTGGTAGCAAAATTGGCTGAGTTGACGCTTACGCCTTTTATACAAACGATATCGAACAGAAAGTGTAACGATAAATCAAAACTTCTTAAAGAAGCAATTATGAAATTTGACATGACGATTGTTAGAGATACGAATGAAGAGATTATCGCTAACATTTGGAACGAGACAGCAACTGAGGATGAAATCAGTTTGGCATCTCTCAAATATGGACTGCTTCCTAGGGGGAGTAATAATTTATCTACAAAGGAAAAAAGTAAAGTGTTGTGGCATTTAAACAAAGTTCCCCTGATTGTAAAAGCGGAAGAATGTCATCAAGTACAAGTTAAGCACGCTATCAGATTGCTCGAGAaagttgaaaagaaaaaattagtaCTATTGGTAAACGCAAGGAAAGAAGAATTTCCGGGGTGGAAAATTTTCCAAGATCTTTCCGATTTACCAAATGAAGGTGTCTACACAGATATCGTTAAACATTTTGAAGTGTCTCTTCAAGGTCgacaatcaatttttttggaGCAGTTACTgaactttgataaaaaaaatggcaGAATTATTGAAACTACAGAACTCATTAAAATGACAGAAGAAGTGATTCAAATCGGTAGAAGGCGGGAGAAGGCGTTTGAAACTTACATTCCCAGAATTGTTTCTACGATGAGTGTAGACATAATCAAAATGTCAGAGTTTTGTAAGACAGAGAAGTCTCTCCTAATCATCTGTAACGTTTCTCAACCTTGGAATAAAGCAATGCGAGAGATGGATTTGCACGTGCTGGAGCTTGACCAATACTTGAAACTGGAAggcaaaaacaaattaaacgaAGTTGATGTTTTGCTGACGAGCAATGGATGGTCTCAGATtcaattcaatgacatttgtaAAGAGACCGAGAGGAACGTCCATTTACTGCAGGTTTTCGACGACAAAAGTTGTACTTCAGTTCTGAGTAAGGAAAACAGATTCTCTTTGGAAACAATGAAATCTAAAGGAGCACGTGTCGATGAAAgtaaaattttcacatttctCGACCATCCTCTGAATGTTATTTGCTCACCACCCGGAATGGGTAAGAGCACTCTGGTTTCTCGCATGAGCAGAATCTGTCCATCCAGTTACTGGAGTGTTCGTGTAAATTTGATCAATCACAGAGCAGTTTTTAAGAATAAATGTGCGCACGATGAAATATTGCACCATTTTGTTGAGGAAGAGGAAGATGCATTAGTGGTTAAGATACGTTCGAtgcttttacaaaataaaagaatctatttttttcttgacgGATTGGACGAAATAGACAGTAATTGTCTTCAAATCgcattgaattttattaaccaCATCTCTTCGTTGGGTCATCGCGTATGGATTACTTCACGTAAAAATTTGGAGCAAACAGTGTCACAAGAGCTAAAGATATTTCCCATAAAAATTGAAGAGCTGACAGAAGAGCAGCAGAAAGCATACATCCAAAAGCGTCTACAGAATATATACAATGAAGATCAAGTTGAACACATTACCGATAAAATATACGACAACGTGGATATCGTTAACAGTCGACACTTGTTAGGAGTCCCTTTACAGTTGTTCATGgttacagaaaattttcgcgaCAAGAAAGATTTATGGAGAGAACCCGAACaagaaatttttgtgttgacgaaaatgtataaaatatttttccaaggAAAGAAGAAGCATCAACATCGAAAATTGGGAGTGCACGAACACGAGGACCAGATCGGATTTGACTTTGATCTGTATCTGGAACAATACGAATTGCCAGCACTGGAGTCTTGTCTGGACGCCAGCACTTTAGACAAGTTAAAGATAAATTTTGGAAAGAGTCAAAAGttcttggaaaaattaaaatccggaGATCCGTTTGGAATAGTCAGTAGAGTGACCGATGATAATCAAGCCATCTTCGACCACCAGACTTTCGCAGAGTACTTTGCTTGTGTATGGCTGAAGAACAATCTGGACAAGGTCTCGCTTTTGGAATATGACTTGTTTAACGAAGAAAATCAAAACCTTAAATTCATATTCGATATTATGTTGGGGGAAAATAGTGCACTTCACTTGGCTGTAATCTATAGACATACTGATTTGGTTTTAGAGTATTTGGACAAGAATGAAGTGAAAGATGAAGGTGGTCGAAGCCCACTTCAATTGTTGTGCAGTTATGGCGTCGAACATCTTCTTTCGTGGAAAAAAGTAGACGTTTCGTTTTCCATTTGCAAAAAGGAacttattttcaataaatattattctgaaaataacatCGAAGTAGTTTCTACacagtacaaaaaaatattcaaaatgttgtcaaaTTGTGATATATTTCAAAAGGACGACCTCTTTCGATGGGATTGTCTTGATTACGCCATTCGACTCCGAAACTTGTTCGCTGtagaaaaatttttagaaagatTTGAAGACTCGATGAACCTTGAAATTTTGTTGCAACACTATGACTCTGAGACACTTGTATATTATTCGTCACAGATGGGTTAtgcaaatttattacgtgCTGCCATTAGAAAAGACTCAGAAGCTCTATCAGTGAACATTGGAAAATGCAATTTGACATTGTTGCACCTGGCCATTattagaattaaaaataataacaaatttgaaCAAAGTTTAGTGGAGGAAAACATAAAAGTGATTACAACGTTAATAGAATGCGGTTTAGATGTAGATGGACAATGTGACTGTAAGAGAACCGCTTTGCATTGGGCTTCTGAACTTGATGACGATGTGATCGTTAAAGTCTTACTGGATCTAGGAGCAAATATCAATTTGACAGATCACGTTGGACGGAACGCACTACATTTTGTTCTCGAAAATTCTAAAGTAAATATGAGAATTGTAAAACTATTGTTAGATAAGGGAATAGATGCGGAAGCCAAAGATGATAATGGAAAAACTCCATTACATCTTTGTTGCATACAAGGACATTACGATGCTTTGGTAATGTTGCTTAATCACGGTCTTGACGTAAAAGTTGCCACTGAAGAGAAAATAAACTTATTACATACAATATTCAGACAACACAAaccaaataaagaaatgataAGTCTGCTGATCAGTAAAGGCGCAGACGTAAATGGTAAAGACCATGATGGACGTACTGCCTTACATTATGCTTGCAAATATGGGGGACACGTTAGTGCTACCGACAActaccaaaaaaatattttgcatcgCACGATCCTTTCTGACACTTCatatgcaaaaataatattttttttactagaaAATGGTGCCTGTGTAAACGCTAAAGATTCGGAAAACCGTAGTGTACTTCACTATGCGGTTTTCCAGAGAAATTACAATTGTATCAAGGTACTACTTGATCGGAATGCTGACATTAATGCTGTATGTAATTTCGGGAAGACTGTGTTACATGCAGCTTTCGAAAAACCACACTCCCCTGATGTTGAGGTGATTCAGTTGTTGTTAAATCACGGTGTTGACTCTAACAAAAGAGATAAGAACCAGAAAACTGCTCTAGATTATGCTGTAACATCTACTGGATCACATCGCGTGGTGAATATGTTGTTCGATGCTAGAGCACACGATCAGTTGATGTCTGCTGATTACGTAACGTTTCTTCACTACGCTGTTTACGCTGGCAATTGTTTTGCTGTAGAATTGTTTCTAGAAAGTGGATTAGATCTCGATAAGCTTGATGTCAACAACCACGAATACCCTTTGAACTTTGCAGTCGAAAATCAACACCTTCGCAGCgatttattattgaaaatgaCCAAGTTTATACGAGATTGTcagaaaaaagcaaatttcGTAAGAAAGCGAATTGTTGAACTTTTAGAGGAATATTTCTCAAATGGCTATGGATCCGATTct gTACCTGTTCGTGACCGTGATCATATCGATTCAATCATTGAGCAGAGACAACTCGCCAGTAACTTATGGAGTTCAGATCttaacgatttttttaattctttatgTGATGACTCGGAGGACGAGTGGAAGTATTCACCAGAAGATAGTTCTTCAAACAGTGGTCATATGAAAAATGACTTTATAAGTAAAGTTTCGAAAATACGTATcataccatttacaaaaacGGCTTAA